The region CATCAACAGAAATGACTCTTCAAACGGGGTTAACTCTTGTCAAAAGATACCGTATCGCTCCGCCGTCCGCCGTTCAGATAGCGGGGCGTTCCTCGGGCGTGCCGCCCGTCTCGCGCAGTTCGATTTCGCGCAGGTCGCCCCACGCGCGTCCGACGAGGTAGTACGCCGCGACGGAGGCGTAGAAGCCGACGAACCCGCCGACGACGACGCCGAGGAAGGGCACGACGTTTAACGCGCCCGAGACGAGACTTCCCGCCACGACGATGGCGACTCCGGTCACCCACGCGGTGAAGTACTTCCCGGAGGTCAACACGGGCCGGAGTTCGCCGAAGCGGAACCCGGCACCGACCTCACCCGTCTCCGCGAAGTTGGCGATGGCCGCGGGAATCGCGTACATCGCGAGGAGTCCGAGGACGAACAGCGCGAGGACGCCGACGAACAGGGCGACGCCGCCGAGGGCCGCGAGGCCGCCCGAGGGGCCGTTTCCGCCGACGCTGAAGGTCAGGACGCCCCCGACGATGAGGAGGCCCGCGACGGCGGTGGGGACGATAGCGTAGACGAGGGAGATAGCCGCCGCCTTCAGGCCGTCCATCCCGAGTTCGCCCCAGTCGTCGAACGACGGGGCGGTTTCGTCGCCGTGCATCGTCGCGCGGATGACGCGAACGAAGTACCCGAGGACGAAGACGACCGGGACGACGAAGACGCCGAGGAGGGAGAGGATACCGCCGATGAGGACCGTCTCGACCCAGTCTTCGCTGGTGCGCAGGTAGTTGAGTGAATCGCTAATCATGGTGTGTCACCGAGCGCTCGCGTCGCCCCACGACGGCGTCGCCTCGGCTTCTCGGTCCTGACCGGGACTGCCGCGTTCGACGCTGCGTACTGGGTTTCGTACGCGCTCTGCCACTCAGATACGCAGTCCGGAGTGATAAATATAGAGCACGAAACGATGAAATAACGGACGATTACGCCGGAGA is a window of Halopelagius longus DNA encoding:
- a CDS encoding DUF4013 domain-containing protein produces the protein MISDSLNYLRTSEDWVETVLIGGILSLLGVFVVPVVFVLGYFVRVIRATMHGDETAPSFDDWGELGMDGLKAAAISLVYAIVPTAVAGLLIVGGVLTFSVGGNGPSGGLAALGGVALFVGVLALFVLGLLAMYAIPAAIANFAETGEVGAGFRFGELRPVLTSGKYFTAWVTGVAIVVAGSLVSGALNVVPFLGVVVGGFVGFYASVAAYYLVGRAWGDLREIELRETGGTPEERPAI